The region CTGCAAAATATCTACATCCTGTGCATTGATTAATGGGAGGCTTGATGATAAAAACATAGGGTTGTTTGTCACAAGGTCGAACAAATTGTTTTCTTTTACATATTCTAGTGAAGCCCCTATTGAAACTAAATTTTTCTTATTGATTGAATAATTGGATTAAAGATTTTGTTTGATTGTGAGGGGTTTTGCTTTTCAGGGTGTTTGGAATGGTTATCACTCACAAAGGAGTTTAAAATGCTGCTGGAGTAATTATCGAATTCCATGTGTAAGCGAAGATTTTGATACGAGTGATGGGCCTGATATTATTCCCAGTGAAAAGTATAGCGATGTTGGCTGGGGCGACCTCCGTACAATTCTCACATCTAATCCAGGAAGCAAAAAGAATAAAGAATCCTTAAAGAGAAAAAAAGCTAATGATTTTTGGTGGAAATAAGCGCGTGCCCTAACAGAAACGAATGAGATTTTGCCTTGCTGCTGCTGGACGGGCTACTGGGTTTATGTCTGAACCGCTATACCATATCCCTCAGCGCTTTTTGAAAGGATCTGTTTTGGAAGCCAAAGTCATGGATGGTTTTTTTGGCAGAAAAGTTTGAACAGGCCGGGCGGGGCGCCTGGTTGGCAAACGTATCCGAATGTACCGGTGTAATGAGTTGGCTGTCCAATTCAAACACATTGGCTACCTGCAGCGCCATTTCATGCACACTTAGGTAATCGGCTCCGCAGGCATGGTAAATACCCCTTTGGGGTTTTTGAGCTGCCTGCAGACAAAGCGCAGCCAAATCTTTCACATAAGTTGCCGTCCGCATATGGTCTGAGGTTACCTGAATGGCTTTGTCGGCTTCTAACGCGGATTTTACCCATAAAACCAGGTTGGAACGGGTGCCGGACAGCACCGGGCCAAAAATCAGCACCGGGCGAATGATGGTACTTTGCGGGCAAATACTTTGCACATACAATTCGGCCATCTCTTTGGTG is a window of Salinivirga cyanobacteriivorans DNA encoding:
- a CDS encoding SDR family oxidoreductase — translated: MTKILLTGSNGFLGQHIAAQASKIPNMHLTGWSKRGAIHNYCNDFKTINLLENDITPEMVAPFDAVIHTAALSHVDYCEQHREEAFRINVEATRQIAKACRQTGTHLIHLSSDFVFPGKNEPVAENDKTNPVNYYGRTKEMAELYVQSICPQSTIIRPVLIFGPVLSGTRSNLVLWVKSALEADKAIQVTSDHMRTATYVKDLAALCLQAAQKPQRGIYHACGADYLSVHEMALQVANVFELDSQLITPVHSDTFANQAPRPACSNFSAKKTIHDFGFQNRSFQKALRDMV